DNA sequence from the Malus domestica chromosome 11, GDT2T_hap1 genome:
cttttaaaaaaaattaattaattaattttaatttttggcaaTTAACGATTACCTACTCATGAGACTACATAATATATTACTCAACTGTCACGTTTAGGTCTTATGAATCTGGTCTACCTAATCATTTTAATTGTTAGTTTAGTCCCTCTTATTTTTGCAACTAattaactctttttttttttgaacaatgcAACTAATTAACTTTAAGGTATAGTTTGATCTTAGAAAAAGAAATTTAGTTGGAAATTTTTTGTTGAAGCAGTGTTTTTGGGGAGTCATTAATTTAGAGTTGTGATCAAGGAATCTATGAAGGTTTCTTCATAAAATTGTCAATACATGGCTTAGGCATTAAGtaaaatatttcaaaattaGCGTATCGAAATTAATAAGGGCTTGTTTGGGACTAtgactaaaagtgtttttagagaaaatgcttttgcgttccaaaagcacttaaagtgcttcctgcaaGAAGTACCATTTATATGTTTATTGCATGACGCAGTGTTTTTCAAGGATTCACCTgtcattggttctaaaagagTTTTCgaccattttaaaaacacttctaaacgagtcattaattaaacaaattaagtCCCTTGGTGTTGTTTTTTGCTCGAAATATCTATCTCGAGCTTGAATGCAGTAGCACTATTGTATACtcgtatatacatatataattcgTTTGACTAAAAGATAACGTGCGAATTGCAGGATTCGAAATCTAGCTCGATGAGACCATATCATAGGCCAAAAGTCAATGTGAATTGGTCATCCGGAGGACCTGGAATGCAAGCCATCTTCCTGGATTCTAGTAAAAAATCATGTGGCACTGGCGTTTTTCTTCCACAACGAGCAGGCACCCACTTCCACAGAAGTAAAAAACCAGGTAGGTAACCCTAATTTCGGATTCGATtttaatttggtcattttttttgGGTGTATTATTCTTAGTTTTGATTAAGGTATGTACGTGAATAATGAGCGTATTCAAATGACCAAAATCAAACGACGAAAATCAAAATACCCTTTTTAATGCTTGCTTTGCATGCAGCTTGTGCTCCCGTTCTGCTGCCCTCTCGTGTGGTTCAAGCTCTGAACCTCAACGTGCATGCACTAGGCCTGCAAATTTCACCTCGACAAGGTTAGTTATACGATCCATgcaaacatatatatagttgATGGCAGCTGATCCATGTCaccattttttttacataacttTTGACACGTTTTTGTATGGCCTACTTTAATGTATTTTAACGATCTAAACTGTCTATCTTTTAGAAtatcattcatagatcatctttacaaaatattagataaatccaaaaacattaagacattcatttgtagtgaaaaAAATAGATGAATACAATTCTATAAAGAAATCCTAAACTCAAAATCCAACTGTCATATAGTTTCATATTTGGGTAattttggatcgttaaaatataTTACGGAGTGGGCCACATAAAAACGTgtgtaaaaaaaatgttgccAGGAATCCGCCTGCAGAGTTGATATATCATATTTTACTTAATTTGATTGAGGTatcttttgttgttttattgTATGCTGCTAAGAAATTCGGGATTCTAACTTCAGATTCTAAAGAACATAAGCGAAAAAGTGAAGACTACTTGGTAGCTCGAAACAAGAACGGAAATAAGGATGTTTCATCTACTCAATGCTACATTATTTCCCAAAATCCGAATTCTTCACCGGAGTTGCTTCTTCCAAAGGAATGGACTTACTAATGGCGAATACGAACAACGATTATTACACGTATACAAGAAACTATATCATCGTATAAGGCTAAGACTCTCGTAGCTCTACGATTGATGTGTACGGCTAGCTCTGTGGAATGATCGATCTTTGATCATGTAATTGTAAGCTTGAATAAACAGCTAAATGCTTCCATTTTTATACAAGTGCTTTCAGAAATTGTATTTGCTTATAGGCTAGTTTGACATTAtccaaattattttaaaagaagcCGACCCCAAACTAGCCTAATTATATGTAATTCTTTTGAATTTAAACTGATCTTAAGAAAAAAACATTATTGTAGTAaaatttggagaaatttttagttgtgacgggaacacgggtgatacaccacgtgtttttaggtaagtggtggaaaattttaatttttaagttattaaccttttaacacacataaccaaCCATTTATATAGAgatacgtggtgtaccacctcgtatgacggtcacactaaaaaatttctctaaaATTTGAGCTTCGGAACACTAATCCCAATCATGCCTTGCCACGATGGATGGACCTTCGCCGACCTAACAATGGGCCAATAAATATCGTGTCTAATGCAAAACGAGCGAGTAAAGCAGAGGATTATTTCCTCCACCTTAAAGATGAGCCGTTTCCCAGCTTAACCGAACTGAACAGTCCCGCTGCTCCGTGTTGCTCTATCAGTCCCGCCATGGAAGCCACTCTTCTCAGCTCGCAACGCTTCCATCCCAAACTCTCGCCCGTAAAATCTCGAGGTCAGTTTCCCgtttgtttcccgagaaaaCTATGGAAAATCATGGAAAATTCGGAGTATTGTTAGGTTTAGTAGTCTCTTAGTCAATTTAATCCAGTAACTCGTAGCTGTGTATCGAAAATGTTTCCGTGTTGAATTTTGTAGCTTCGGATGAAGTTTCTGATGGAGATTTTCTGGTCATTTACTTGCAGGTGCAGTTTCAGGCTGTGAAATTCAAATTTGTTGTTTGCCAATTGTTAGGAATAGTTGCTATGTTTCCCTTAGgacaaaccctagaaatttcaTGTTGCCAAACAGGCCCTTATTGTCCAGAGTGAACAGAAGAGTCTCCGCTAAGTTTTCGAACCAGTTCCTAAATGATTATACAAATGTTGAGGCTACGCCTCCAGAGTCTCTAAAGGTTGAAGTTAATCCGTTGAGTGGGAGTGACGGGACGGAAATTTCGAAACAGAACAAGGTTGAGAATGTAAAGGATGAGCAGGCCAGACCTATGACGTTTAGAAACCGGTTTTTGAATTTCGTGCGCCTGAGTTCAGTGGTTAGTAATGCTGCTGAGTCGTTCTTCAAGAGCGAGATTAGGAGGAGGCTGTTTGTAACAGCTGTGCTAATTGTGATCAGTCGTGTTGGTTATTTTATCCCTCTGCCTGGATTTGATAGAAGGTTGATCCCTCAAGATTACCTAAGCTTT
Encoded proteins:
- the LOC103449012 gene encoding uncharacterized protein, translated to MAAHEEGEVGFEEGMLWLPSQVLDEAICDTKAYSRLHVKHHHYHRDHLDSKSSSMRPYHRPKVNVNWSSGGPGMQAIFLDSSKKSCGTGVFLPQRAGTHFHRSKKPACAPVLLPSRVVQALNLNVHALGLQISPRQDSKEHKRKSEDYLVARNKNGNKDVSSTQCYIISQNPNSSPELLLPKEWTY